One part of the Phoenix dactylifera cultivar Barhee BC4 chromosome 4, palm_55x_up_171113_PBpolish2nd_filt_p, whole genome shotgun sequence genome encodes these proteins:
- the LOC120110448 gene encoding uncharacterized protein LOC120110448 — translation MNYGEFMDSAICSSIRRLHETETMIHIIQDYRDRARRHQRGREEAETKFLASEAEQKVLQAKLGAAEDEVRTLVAELEEEKGAHSLTMSEVRAAEARRTEAESSLAIREQEVGEARIKVRDLEIRLLDVQSLLADREREIKILERKAAYHEAREEAREQAQDAVKLFRESEEFRDLMEEEGVNGLIQGFKDFRNQLRRLLPDFDLSLLQPGAGVENPEAEAEVEVPTSGGTDQEDQAEEGEIALEVTEAAPKATVGASAAEEPTIPEVAGPGPLV, via the exons ATGAACTACGGCGAGTTCATGGACTCCGCTATTTGCTCTTCCATCCGA CGCCTCCACGAGACCGAGACGATGATTCACATCATCCAGGACTATCGGGACCGGGCCCGAAGGCATCAAAGGGGGCGCGAGGAGGCCGAAACAAAGTTCCTCGCGTCTGAGGCCGAGCAGAAAGTGCTTCAAGCGAAGCTAGGGGCGGCCGAAGACGAGGTTCGGACTCTGGTCGCCGAacttgaagaggagaagggcgcgcactctTTGACTATGTCTGAAGTGCGCGCCGCGGAGGCCCGCCGGACGGAGGCCGAATCGTCGCTCGCTatacgcgagcaggaggtgggggaggctCGAATAAAGGTCCGAGATCTCGAGATCCGTCTACTTGACGTGCAATCTCTGCTCGCGGATCGCGAGAGAGAAATAAAGATtttggagcggaaggccgcctaccacgaggctcgagaggaggcccgggagcaggcccaggacgccgtcaagctcttccgcgaatcggaagagtttcgcgacttgatggaagaggaaggcgtcaatggtctcatccagggcttcaaggacttccgcaATCAGTTGCGGCGACTTCTCCCAGATTTCGACCTTAGCCTGCTTCAACCAGGCGCTGGGGTCGAAAACCCAGAAGCGGAGGCGGAGGTAGAGGTTCCAACCTCTGGCGGGACCGACCAGGAGGATCAAGCTGAAGAAGGCGAGATCGCTCTCGAGGTCACCGAGGCAGCTCCCAAAGCCACCGTGGGGGCCTCGGCCGCAGAAGAGCCAACTATTCCTGAAGTCGCCGGGCCTGGGCCCTTGGTGTAG